From Hippoglossus stenolepis isolate QCI-W04-F060 chromosome 4, HSTE1.2, whole genome shotgun sequence, a single genomic window includes:
- the LOC118106713 gene encoding uncharacterized protein LOC118106713 isoform X1 — protein MAGANQLIPAQNTFHSRQSAPCTHSLVHQHQHMHQHTHQHCTFPPILHQPATAPHVPAVQHRNLNHTRGTMKPPLAPAAAFHTATQTSCRTKRGRRGALHVCIAWKIYYHKQLQKMQQKLNSLHREPTSENASAVSPPESEQQLSCKHTNTASACEQSADRNTGDGCETRITTSSPASATKREKLEQLVHLQWKEKLDDDKHRNQQSDTTKDSPPGDESWDRAATPEVGGRRGSHDRKRRLEGEGFIKGKRVKQDIVDNQFPYAKMWHSNQSAFSVTHTHPSSCAAPVQHISFSDLSVLYPDSSRFNVSSSPGGLAPYPGVAMHPCPAASWEPSWDITSRKALHSRIPVVAQRHNEHLPGFFAPSLFVPLVLRRQEAAYIRGWDASPKLSPAPPQTAVPSLWLSGTWGAESAGTL, from the exons ATGGCAGGAGCAAACCAACTGATCCCAGCTCAGAACACATTCCACAGTCGG CAGTCTGCTCCGTGCACTCACAGCCTGGTTCATCAGCATCAACACATGCATCAACACACTCATCAGCACTGCACCTTCCCCCCCATCCTGCACCAGCCCGCCACCGCCCCACATGTTCCAGCTGTGCAGCACAGAAAT TTGAATCACACCAGAGGGACCATGAAGCCTCCTCTCGCTCCAGCCGCTGCCTTTCACACGGCAACACAGACGTCCTGCAGGACA AAACGAGGGAGAAGGGGTGCGCTGCATGTTTGCATCGCATGGAAGATTTATTACCACAAACAACTCCAG AAAATGCAGCAAAAGCTCAACAGTCTCCATCGAGAGCCGACATCTGAGAATGCGTCTGCCGTCAGTCCACCagagtcagagcagcagctctcctgcaaacacacaaacacag cCTCTGCATGTGAACAGTCAGCGGACAGAAACACTGGGGACGGGTGTGAAACAAGAATCACCACATCTTCACCGGCGTCTGCGACCaagagagagaaactggagCAGCTCGTGCACCTGCAGTGGAAAGAGAAGCTCGATGACGACAAACACAGGAACCAACAATCTGACACCACAAAGGATTCACCGCCTGGAGACGAATCCTGGGATCGAGCGGCGACCCCTGAAGTTGGCGGGAGGCGCGGGTCACACGACAGGAAGAGGCGGCTCGAGGGCGAAGGCTTCATTAAAGGGAAAAGGGTGAAGCAGGATATTGTGGACAACCAGTTTCCTTATGCTAAAATGTGGCACAGCAATCAGTCTGCGTTCAGCGTAACTCACACACATCCGTCCTCCTGCGCTGCACCTGTGCAACACATAAGCTTTAGTGATTTGTCTGTGTTGTaccctgacagcagcagatttaaTGTTTCCAGCTCGCCCGGAGGTCTCGCCCCTTATCCAGGGGTGGCAATGCATCCCTGCCCAGCGGCATCATGGGAGCCAAGCTGGGACATTACCAGCAGAAAGGCCCTCCACTCCAGGATACCTGTCGTAGCTCAGAGGCACAATGAACATTTACCCGGTTTCTTTGCTCCATCTCTGTTTGTGCCTCTGGTTCtgaggaggcaggaggctgCTTACATCAGAGGGTGGGACGCGTCACCAAAACTGTCGCCTGCACCACCACAGACGGCCGTGCCCTCGCTGTGGCTTTCTGGCACATGGGGCGCTGAGTCTGCAGGGACCctctga
- the LOC118106713 gene encoding uncharacterized protein LOC118106713 isoform X2, whose amino-acid sequence MAGANQLIPAQNTFHSRSAPCTHSLVHQHQHMHQHTHQHCTFPPILHQPATAPHVPAVQHRNLNHTRGTMKPPLAPAAAFHTATQTSCRTKRGRRGALHVCIAWKIYYHKQLQKMQQKLNSLHREPTSENASAVSPPESEQQLSCKHTNTASACEQSADRNTGDGCETRITTSSPASATKREKLEQLVHLQWKEKLDDDKHRNQQSDTTKDSPPGDESWDRAATPEVGGRRGSHDRKRRLEGEGFIKGKRVKQDIVDNQFPYAKMWHSNQSAFSVTHTHPSSCAAPVQHISFSDLSVLYPDSSRFNVSSSPGGLAPYPGVAMHPCPAASWEPSWDITSRKALHSRIPVVAQRHNEHLPGFFAPSLFVPLVLRRQEAAYIRGWDASPKLSPAPPQTAVPSLWLSGTWGAESAGTL is encoded by the exons ATGGCAGGAGCAAACCAACTGATCCCAGCTCAGAACACATTCCACAGTCGG TCTGCTCCGTGCACTCACAGCCTGGTTCATCAGCATCAACACATGCATCAACACACTCATCAGCACTGCACCTTCCCCCCCATCCTGCACCAGCCCGCCACCGCCCCACATGTTCCAGCTGTGCAGCACAGAAAT TTGAATCACACCAGAGGGACCATGAAGCCTCCTCTCGCTCCAGCCGCTGCCTTTCACACGGCAACACAGACGTCCTGCAGGACA AAACGAGGGAGAAGGGGTGCGCTGCATGTTTGCATCGCATGGAAGATTTATTACCACAAACAACTCCAG AAAATGCAGCAAAAGCTCAACAGTCTCCATCGAGAGCCGACATCTGAGAATGCGTCTGCCGTCAGTCCACCagagtcagagcagcagctctcctgcaaacacacaaacacag cCTCTGCATGTGAACAGTCAGCGGACAGAAACACTGGGGACGGGTGTGAAACAAGAATCACCACATCTTCACCGGCGTCTGCGACCaagagagagaaactggagCAGCTCGTGCACCTGCAGTGGAAAGAGAAGCTCGATGACGACAAACACAGGAACCAACAATCTGACACCACAAAGGATTCACCGCCTGGAGACGAATCCTGGGATCGAGCGGCGACCCCTGAAGTTGGCGGGAGGCGCGGGTCACACGACAGGAAGAGGCGGCTCGAGGGCGAAGGCTTCATTAAAGGGAAAAGGGTGAAGCAGGATATTGTGGACAACCAGTTTCCTTATGCTAAAATGTGGCACAGCAATCAGTCTGCGTTCAGCGTAACTCACACACATCCGTCCTCCTGCGCTGCACCTGTGCAACACATAAGCTTTAGTGATTTGTCTGTGTTGTaccctgacagcagcagatttaaTGTTTCCAGCTCGCCCGGAGGTCTCGCCCCTTATCCAGGGGTGGCAATGCATCCCTGCCCAGCGGCATCATGGGAGCCAAGCTGGGACATTACCAGCAGAAAGGCCCTCCACTCCAGGATACCTGTCGTAGCTCAGAGGCACAATGAACATTTACCCGGTTTCTTTGCTCCATCTCTGTTTGTGCCTCTGGTTCtgaggaggcaggaggctgCTTACATCAGAGGGTGGGACGCGTCACCAAAACTGTCGCCTGCACCACCACAGACGGCCGTGCCCTCGCTGTGGCTTTCTGGCACATGGGGCGCTGAGTCTGCAGGGACCctctga